One segment of Passer domesticus isolate bPasDom1 chromosome 28, bPasDom1.hap1, whole genome shotgun sequence DNA contains the following:
- the PPP2R2A gene encoding serine/threonine-protein phosphatase 2A 55 kDa regulatory subunit B alpha isoform isoform X3, translated as MDLMVEASPRRIFANAHTYHINSISINSDYETYLSADDLRINLWHLEITDRSFNIVDIKPANMEELTEVITAAEFHPNSCSTFVYSSSKGTIRLCDMRASALCDRHSKLFEEPEDPSNRSFFSEIISSISDVKFSHSGRYMMTRDYLSVKIWDLNMENRPVETYQVHEYLRSKLCSLYENDCIFDKFECCWNGSDSIVMTGSYNNFFRMFDRNTKRDITLEASRENNKPRTVLKPRKVCASGKRKKDEISVDSLDFNKKILHTAWHPKENIIAVATTNNLYIFQDKMN; from the exons ATGGACCTCATGGTGGAAGCCAGCCCACGAAGGATATTTGCCAATGCCCACACATATCACATCAATTCCATCTCCATCAATAGTGACTATGAAACGTACCTGTCTGCAGACGACCTGCGGATCAACCTGTGGCACCTAGAAATCACAGACAGAAGTTTTA ATATTGTAGATATCAAGCCTGCCAACATGGAGGAGCTGACGGAGGTGATCACAGCTGCAGAGTTCCACCCCAACAGCTGCAGCACGTTTGtctacagcagcagcaaaggcacAATTCGCCTGTGTGACATGAGGGCATCAGCCCTCTGTGACAGACATTCAAAGT TGTTTGAAGAACCAGAAGATCCTAGCAACAgatcatttttctctgaaatcaTCTCTTCCATATCTGATGTCAAATTTAGCCACAGTGGTCGATATATGATGACTAGAGATTATCTGTCAGTGAAGATCTGGGATTTAAATATGGAAAATAGACCTGTGGAAACATACCAG GTGCATGAATACCTCAGAAGTAAACTCTGCTCACTGTATGAGAATGATTGCATTTTTGACAAGTTTGAATGCTGTTGGAATGGATCAGACAG CATTGTCATGACAGGGTCTTACAACAACTTCTTCAGGATGTTTGACAGAAACACAAAGCGAGACATCACCTTGGAGGCGTCCCGGGAGAACAACAAACCCCGCACGGTGCTGAAGCCGCGGAAGGTGTGCGCCAGCGGCAAGAGAAAGAAGGACGAGATCAGTGTCGACAGCTTAGACTTCAACAAGAAGATCCTGCACACAGCCTGGCACCCCAAGGAGAACATCATTGCTGTAGCTACCACAAACAACTTGTATATATTTCAAGACAAGATGAATTAG